The Lolium rigidum isolate FL_2022 chromosome 2, APGP_CSIRO_Lrig_0.1, whole genome shotgun sequence genomic interval TTTTAAAACTCCCCAAAACCCTTCCCGCGTCACGCCCAGACAGACACAAACACAGAGAGCGCGCCGTGCGACAGCGACATGGAGGCCGAGACCTTCGAGcacggcggcgacgcggcggcgttcGTGCTGTCCCGCCTCCCGCACGCGGACAGCGCGGCGGACGCCGGCCGCGCGGCCTTCGTCGACGCCGCCACGGGCCGCGCGCTCTCCTTCGCCGCCCTCCGCCGCGCCGCGCTCTCGCTCGCCTCCGCGCTGCGCCTAGGGCTGGGCCTCCGCCGCGGCGACGCCGTCCTCCTGCTCCTCTCGCCCGAAGACGACCCGCTCCTCCTCCCGCCCATACTCCTCGGCGTCCTCGCGGCCGGCTGCGTGGTGGTCGCCGCCCACCCGGACGCCACGGCCGCCGAGGTAGCGCACGCGTCCGGCGCCGCGATCGTGGTCGCCGGGCCGGAGGCGGCGAAGAAGGTGGCCGGCCTCGTCGCAGCGCCGCTGCTGCTGACCTCCCGGTCGCCCGACCCGCGGAGGCTTTCAGCGGAGGAGCTCATGGACGGCGGCGACCCGGCAGCGGCGCTCGACGCCCTTGCCGCGGACCGGCCTGGCCCGTGGGACGCGGCGGTCGTGGTGTACTCGTCGGCGGGCGGGAAGCCGGCAGCCATGACGCACGCCGACATCGTCGCAGCCGTGGCGGGTGCAAGCTCGCCGGACGAGGGTCGGGTCTGCATGGCATCTCTCCCGGCGTGGGGCACCGGCGTCCACGGTGGCTTGCCGCTGCTCGCCCTCGGGCTCCCTGCTGCGGGAGTGACCACGGTGCTTCTGGCGCCGTCTGCCGACCTGCGAGACGCGGTGGCCACCCACGGCGCCAGTGACCTTGTCGTGACGCCGGAGGCAGCAGCAACGCTCGCAGCTCCCATGGCGCCACAGGGGAAGCTCGCCGGACTGAGGAGGGTGACGGTGGTGGCACCAGCGCCGCTCGCGGAGGACGCTAGGCAGGCGCTCCGCCGGAGGCTGCCGTGGGTCGAGCTGACGGAGTTGTCCGACGCGCCAGAGACGGGAATGGAGACGGCTTCCGAGCAGGTGCAGGTGGCTCCGGCAGAGCTGGGAGCTCTGCTGCTCGGGCAACCTGAAGCAGCAAGTCCTCTAGCCATACAGTAAGACTCCACTTTACATGCCAAAACATTTTCAAGTTGAGATCCTTCCATGTTAACATCGCCACATAATTGGACAACCACAGCGAATTATATCTCTTGACTCTTGACCATTTTCACACGTTTAAATCTTTCAGGCACAAGGGCAAAATGGCAGATCAAATTTCAGCGGCAAACAGAGTGGTAAGACTACACTCATGCATTGAACAAATCAAATAAACGACACATAACATGATGACATCTGAAATAGAGACAGCTTGATAATATTACTACTAAATTTACGCTATAAACAAATATATTTCCTCCATTCGCCACAACCAATGAACATGTTTGTACCACAAACCAATGAACATATTTGTATTGCTGTATGAAAACAAAAGAAAGCTAGTAACCGCAACTAATTATATTCCCAATGCGGTACAATCTTCGGTGTATTTGTATGTATGATGCCATGATTTTACTGTGCAAATTGTAATTGTCTAAACTGGCCTATGGAAAATTTCTACCAGGTGGCGCCACTCCAGAAGATCCAAAAGACTATTATGGGAGACATTTTGGCAAACTCGATCGCGGGCAAGTTCTTGAGGAAGCACCCAGTAGCCACTGATAAACAGGCTGTCTCAAAACTGTAGCAGCTTCGCTTGAGTCGTCATTTGCTGTTGGCTGGCTGTTTGTCTTGAAGGACCTGGCACAGAGTGGTTAAAGTGTTACGAGTACTCTCATAAGTTGTACTGTCATATATTTAGCTATGTGGCAAATTAAACAGGTAGGCAGAAAAAAAGAGCTGAAAGCTTGTAGGGGAAACTTCTGGGAAATCAAGCTTGTCTTGACGGACCTGACATCGAATGCTTGAAGAGTTACAGACACTCTCAAAAGTTAGTATGAAATGCTGAGTTACATATATGGCAAGTTGAGCAGGTGGGGCCTCTTATGTGGGGAAATCAGCATAAATACCAGTTCAGTACTACGCACATCAAACAGAATGCACCTTTATCATGCATTCATATTTCTCTACCTCCAGGACTTCAGAGTGACAGCTTTCACTGTTCTTGGTTCTGTAAGCAACCAAGAAATTGTTTCGAAAAAAATGTAGAGATAAATgtccttattcaaacaaaaccgcGAGATTTTCATCCAATATGAGTTTCATATATATGCAGTAAAAATTTATTGACAAATGATATTTTTAGATTATCTTCTCATAAAGCAACGTAAATGCAATTTTTAAAAGATGCTTGAACTTTAATATTCATTTCACAGATCATTCTACATTACATAGATGCAAATTTGCCTCAATATCCCCACAAAAAAATTGCTTCAATATTCCtgccaattttgtttttcaataCTACAGGATGGTCTAAGACATCGCCATGCAATCTTTGAAACACAGGGTCACATCAACCTCCATACAAAAAGCTGTGCAAAATGATAATCACAAAGCTTTTGGTAATAACATAACAAGGACATCAGACTTGGTCCATTCAAGCATAGACTTACTATTCGTTGTCGGAGACCTCTGCACTTCCTGCCACCCACTTCCATACACCCCCAGATTTCCGTCTTTGAGAAGATGTCATGGTTTGTTCCACCTGAGATATTTGTTGCTGCAATACTTCAAGTTCATTTTCCAAAGAACCAGCAGATTCCAACCTTTTGTGTGCAGCAGCAATTTGGGACTGGATTGAGCAAAGAGGAGAGGTAAGCAGTCAGAAGCATAAAACTGAGTGCTCAAAATATGCATGTTCGTGCTCAGAAGTTATTGCAGTGTGCAAGTTCAGAACCTCCAGTTTCTGGCATCTTGAACCTTCAGCGGCTAGCTGATTTTGAACAGATCGAAGTTCCtacaaaagaaaaggagaaaaaggtGGGAAATTATTATGGTGAATCAAGAATTTCCTTTGCACTTTGCTCCCTCAAAGAAACAAATAGAAAGACAGTTTTACCTTTGTTAATTCACCATAGGACAACTTCACCATATCTAGTTTATCCTTTAGCTTTGTGTTTTCAGCACGAACTTCTGTCAGCCGAGACTCTAGTTCTACTTTCTCCCCATTAAGTGCATCAACTTCAGCAACAATTTGTTTGGAAGAACTTCCAGGTTCAGCTCTCTTCACATCTAAATCATCAGTAGCAACAATATCTTTAGTTTTCTCATCAGCAGCAGTTATTACAGCATAGGCAGCTGTCACAgaagcagcagcggcggcagcaGCTGGAGATTGGAGAAGCCGAGGTTGCACAAAATTTCTTGGCTTGGGTTTCATCACAAAGACCTGCACATTGCCATCATTTTCCTCAGACATTGAAGAATATTGTTAATGGAAACAAACAACACTAAGAATTGCTAAGGGAAACAAAGAGCACTAAAAAGGGAAAACAGAGGATATGCAACTTCACCACGTCAATGTAACTACGTAACAGCTATAACTCTACAAGTCAAGCACTAGAGGCACCACACATAAAGACAAGCTGAGGCACCACACCAGTTTTTGCATGTCAAGCACTGGATTATTTTGAACAAAATCCTATGCATAGTAGTTACTTTTATCAAAGTGAATACCTCATTGTTGTATTTCCCATTATAACCGCCAAAGGCAATTAGAACCTTTTCACCATCAACCGTGGTTGAGCAAAGAGTTAGACcctggaaaaagaaagaaaaagttgGACAGAAAGTTAATGTTCACCAGATTATAAAAACTCGAGCTCTAGGTGTCTTGTTTGACAGGAAAACTGATTGAGTGTATTGATAACATCTTTTTGTGTTGGCCTTGGCATTGGGAGGTGGGATTTTAAGTCACTATTAACAGTATTGCATCTGAAAGTAACATAAGTTGCATGAATGTTTGCCTTCAAGTTCATATGGAACTTCCTTTCACCTAGAATTTAAGTACCCTAACATTTATTAGAGATCAATGTAAACAAATGAAGTCAACAGGTATATGTAGAAATGCTCCATGAATAATCATCTTATTCACAACTTCTGGAgcattatttttttcaaaaaaacatGCAAGGATTGTATGTGATATGATTAAGATTCTGGAATAATAATTTGTGTGAAAAATCTTTGTGATTGAAGAAGACAGCACAGTTGTGCAAATACTGCTTAGTGCTTACCTCACAAGCGAGTGGATCTCGGACTGTCACACTGGTGACCACGGACCAGACAAACTTGGCAGCATTCATTACAATTGTATCAGTGGAACCTGCAAGGTGTGTATTTCCGTAGATACTTGAGCTCAAAGAACAGTGCAAAACAAACTTAATAAAAAAACAGGTAAATACAGCATCCGGCGTTCAGGCATTACCACTTGCATTATCTCCACCACCAACTATGTACCAGTTTTCATCAATCATTGTACCAGCATGGCCACTCCTAGGAGTTATATTTGCACCTTGAGTGTCAGGTTGAGACCACTCCAGCTGTTAAAGATAAACATTTTTACAAAAGCTTCAGTTGAGTCCTAAAGTCAAGTGCTAAACTTGGCTCGAGAGGAAAATCACTCAAGGCCCTTCGGTGTAGAGTACAATATTATTTGATAAACATGTATGTATGTGCTTATGATGCGTACTACTTACTGCTAGCGACAGTGGAATACAGTTAGATCCTAGTCATTTGATGGGAACAAATTCAACTCTGAAGTTACTATTAGCTTGCTATAAAGTAAAACTATGAATGCATGTGGAGACTTCGACAATCTTCAATAAACTTTCAAAGAACGACTAAATATAGATGAATTTATCAAGTAAACTTTGGCTTAGCAGACTTATGGAATGTGACATTGTGACTTAACGCACAAGTGTACTTGTATAGCGTGGTACATAAGAACGTTCAGTGCTTACACTTTGCAAGTCAAGCAAGTACAGATCACTGAAGCATGTGGAGTGAGAGGAACCGCCAAAGATTAGAAGATAATTATCAGCATAAACAGCAGCCGAATGATCATACCTAGGAGCTGGGCCACCTTTCCTGTTTCACAATAACAAAGAGAACGGTAAATTTGACATCCAGAAGAAATCTAGAAATACATAAAGCAATATTTAGCATAACTAATAAGTAAACCCTTACTCTGTTGTAACCTCTTCCCACATCATTGTCTCCAAGTCAAGTACATGAAGATCGCTCAGAAGTCTCCTCTTGTTATCCTCTCCACCAAACATTATTAATCTAGAACCAACTAGTGATACAGATTGGCCGACTCGGGCTATCTGATGGAAGGAGGGTTCAGCATGATCTCCAGTAAATTAATGTATAATTGCAGGAGAAAAAAAATCTTACTGGAACTTTTCCATGCGTATCAACAGCAGACCAGCTATTTGTTTCCACATCGATAAGCCAAACTGCATGCAGAAATTCAGCACAATCATTTACATTCAGTTCTAGGACTTGTAAAGTTTGGGAGATCGCTCCAGAAAATGAAGAAATCAGGAAAGATGTAACTTGTGAAGTTGAAACAAAGCATGCTGATTCGCTACTAGTTCAGAACATGATAAATCTGTGTGTAGGAGGCATAAGTGAAATATGTGCACACATCAGTTCATCTACGGCACCTCTATGATAATGGAACTTATAATATTTAGGGGCATAAACAAGTATGTCATGGTCTTTGGTGGTGGTACAGAACCATAAGGTGATAGTACAGTTATTGTTTTTTTTTACAACCGACAGGACCGCTGCCTTTTGATTAAGGAAAAAAAGTATTTACAAACAGGTGGTCATGTCTTAGGCAGAACATGACGAAAATTACTATGTCTGTCTAAGCATACCCATGACCCAACATTTTGCTGCTAGACGTTCTAGTATGAACTGAAGAAAAAGGGAAATCCATAGAAGCACCTGAAACCTTATTCGATGCTGCTGCTCTCGAGTTCCCAGCTACAACTAGAAGATTATTCTTCCACTTGACCTGAGTGAGAGCACTAGTCAGCATAGAAAATGACACTCTTCCGCTTGAAAGGTTCATCGAGGTTAAGATGATAGCATTACCAAACTGTGGCCGACTAATGGTGGAAATTGCTGGTTCCCAGCATTATTTTCAATATTCAATTGACTTGAATCTTGACTGGGATTCAACACTGACCACTTGGATGTCTTAAAATCAAAAACCTGCCACAATCACCAATGTTAGGACATAGGTACAGAAGGAGCAGAGGCATGCGAGACACGACCGGTTAGCATGCATGAGTGGCAAACCTGAACATCTGACAGAGAACGGCCATTTCGACTTCCCCCGACCACATAAAGTTTGTCTTGAACCACCTCCGCAGCATGCTGTCATGTTGATTAGCACTTCAGTAGTCATCAAAGAATAAACAAAGACACAGTTTAATGCAATTGCAGGGCACGGTGGAACAGCATATTAATCGTGTCATCTTTAGACTGTCTCCTGTCTGAAGATTTGCTAGACGTGATTCACGGCCCTAGATTTAGAGCACAGTGCAACAACAACTCCACTAGAGTTATTTCTTAACCAGTATAAGCCCTGTAGTTTCGCTCAGGTAACTGTGACAGCTCTAAGAGTAACTTTTGTCTGTAACGCTTGCTAAACATGTTTCAGCGCATTGAGATACTTGAAATTAGAGCACaatgcagcagcagcaacagtaaCAACTTCAGTACCGCTACCTATCCCTGTATGATCAGCTAGCTGTGGCAACAGGGCGGGATGGAAATGAGCAAGCAGCTACAGTGTCACGTCTCTGTGATCAAAACTCCCTGGAAAGTGGGAAACCACTACCTCTACGGCTCTACCGGCACGCTGATCCAGCACCACGGCTTCTCCCGACCACATAAAGTTTGTCTTGAACCACTTCCGCAGCATGCTGCCATGTATTAGCGCTTCAGTAGTCATCAGAGAATAAACCAAACACGGTTTAAGGCAATTGCACGGCACGGTGGAGCAGCACATTACTCGTGTGATCGTTAGCTCGTCTATTGTCTGAAGATTTGTTAAACATGATTCACGATGCTAGATTTAGAGCGCAATGCAACGACAACTCCACTAGAGCTATTTCTTATCCAGTATAAACCCTGCAATTTCGCTCAGGTAACCGTGACAGCAGGGCAGGATGCAAGTTTCAAACGGTATGAACCACATCCGCAGCATGCTGTCATGAATCAGCACTTCAGCAGTCATCATAGAAACGTTGCATCGCTCATATGATAACTTTTGTTACCGTTTGCTAAACATGTTTCGGCGTGTTGAAAGACTTGAAATTAGAGCGCaatgcagcagcagcaacaacagcgtCAGTACCGCTACTTCCTATCCCTGTATGTAATAAACGCTGCAGGTTGGATCAGCTAACTGTGGCAACAGGGCAGGATGATCAAAACTCCCCGGAAACCACTACCTCTACGGCTCTACTGGCACATTCCACCGGCGCCGCGGCTTCACATGAACGCGGTGTGTCCACTCACATTCCGCACCCATTCATTCGACTCCCAACATCTCTACACGCTAACAGCTACGGCTCGCACTGGTGGATCAGAGCAGATCAGAATTCAGACACGGCAGCCCAATCCGAGCGGAGGCGGAGCGGGAAATCGCGCGCGCGCGCACCTTGTAGCGGGCGGACGGGCGGGAGGAGCCCTCGGCGGGGCGGAGCAGGACCCAGCGGTCGTACGGCGCGTCCGCGAGGCCGGCCCGCTCCTCGCCGCCGTTGGTGGCGCCCTCCTGCCCCATTCCCCCGCGCCCCTGATCCGGCCGAATCGAGATCGCCGCGCGGACCGGGCGGCGGGGAACGGGGGAATCTGCTGGGGCCGGGTGGAAGCTTCGCCGCGTCGGCGGCCGGCGGGCGAATTGGCTGGCTTGGTTCTCTTgctggatctgaccgacgaggctTCTTCGCGGTTTAAAACCAGAAAGTGATTGGCGAGTGCAGTGGTGGACTCGTCGTCGTTGCCTCGTTCGTTACCTTTGCGTAAACACGTCCCGTGCGAAGGGGATACGTGAACTGCGTTTGGAAGCGTATttcctttttttcgataaaggatgctttattactttgggAAGCAATTACATACAGCCTATGCATAACCAGGATAcacacagccgtttgttgtcTCTAGTCCAAAAACATATATAAagaaaactaggcgagatacatatcgaaACGACGAATCATATGTCGCCTAAGGTGTAGGTGGGgcttctatccgtagactatgctgccacccatgtagggaaaaagtatctctcgccgtatcctccaaccgtgtacagatatccgtaaataggtctcggttctccactcgctgaagaggtaaccacaaacggagaatacttgTACATCTgtggatgacctgcaacaaagagcaatttttttcattaaagatcttgtcatttctacatagccaaagcgcccagatgactgctagcgcccccaccctaagaagcaacttaaaccttgaatcgataccatgaagccaattgccaaagatatTGGCGACAGTAGTCGGCGGAtaaaaggtagacgctacttggatgactgaccatatagatctcgcgaactaGCACTGGAAGAATAAATGTTTGACGGTTTCatcctgatgacaaaaaacacaccgtgtactccCGTGCCAATTCTGCTTAACAAGATTTTCTTTGGTGAGGATAACCCCGCGACGAAGATGCCAcccaaaaaatttaatttttaatggtattttcatcttccaaatcatcttattgttatcaactggtaaatcagaaagaaGGATCACATTGTATAAGGATTTTAcagaaaaagtaccatctacatgaagattccatctgaaTTCGTCTGGCTCTGGCGATAAGTGAATATCTTCGAGCCGGTGAATTAGGGTATTTcatgccacaagtctttgtccaagtaaaacccttctgaacgtcacattcggaggtgaggtagccaatacagtggcaatggtatcaccttggcgacgagcaatcctatacaaagagggatactgttcacttaagggtgcattgtctagccaagcatcttcccagaaccgtatatgTGCTCCATTCTTGATTGAGAAAGTCCCATGGcgaaaaagacattttttgtcgccataagaccagcccaaaagtgtgaatcCCCCGGTtttcaaaccacttgggataatgtcttcgagccgatatactttctctgaagaatagtttgccaaatcccatcctcggtaagtagttaaaacagccatttacccagtagagctgaattcttgacctccaggtcatgaactccaagccctccttgatagTTTATGCAGTCGATATTTATTTttctccatttaaccagtcgatatttatttttctcgctgtccccttgccaaaagaatctggatcgataataatcgagtttatgcagaattcctttcggtagaatgaagaatgataacatatacagtaccatatttgttagtaccgaattaatgagtaccaatcttcctcccagggacaacaatttacctttccaactactgaggcgttttcgtaatctttcttccactaatttccattccgcaattgtaagtctccgataatgaatcgaatacccaaataacgaataggaaattagccttgcccacaaccaaataacTCTGTATACAGAGCCACATCGTTTTCGGCTTCGccgaagcagaacaattcacttttatgaaaattaattttcaatcccgacaattgCTCAAAAGCCGCTAAAATTAATTTCaaattttgagctttttcaagatcgtgatccataaacagaatattatcatcagcgtattgaaggatggataaaccaccatcaaccatatgtggaatcaccccttcaatctagccatcagacttggcccgctctatgagtacagccaacatatccgctacaaAAGGCAACTAAACATGGCAACTAAACTGTGGCGGCTAAATTTTTGTTTAGCAAAATGTAACCGCGAACCAAACATCTCCACGAAACAACCCGTAACCCACATCCGGCCATATATTCGACTATCCCACACATAGGTTGCTTCAACTGTATCTATGCAATCTCAATTGTCTTTTTTCTTGGCGCTACCTTTTTGCCTTTGTGTCTTTTCACATTCTCCTTTCAATCCAAACGATTTAGGTACATTCTTTGACCTAATCGTCAATTTTCTTTGATCTTTACCATGTCTATAAGGGAAGTGCGGTAGTTACTGGGGCGCGTCGTCACTTCCTTTAAAAGGGTGGGCGATGATCTCGGGCTCCCTCTTTTTCCCCTTCGTCTTCGCTTCTTCCTTCGTTTTTCAGTGGCGCCACGAGTCCCCCACAGGAGACGTCTTTAGGACGTCGCCGGCCACCCAATGTTAGGGCGTCGGCAGAAGCGATCATGTGAGTTGCAGGTCCGGGTTCTGGGCCTGAGCAGCGACCACGACATGGATTTGGTGCGCTAGCTCGTTACTGATCTGGATCTGGTGCGCTGACCGAGATGAGCGATGGTGACCAAGCCAACCGACTCATGGGGTAGGGACGAGCATGACATTCCCGTCATCCTCTAGTTCCTTGCGGCAGGGGTTTCCCCTCCTTTCGTTGTTCTTCAATGTGGTGCTAGCTGTTCGGAAACTTGGGCCTCCGACGTGACCCACTTCGGTGGGCACGTTTGGCTAAGTCTTTCCCCATGTTTAACGTTAAGTGAGTCTTATCCATTTATCTCTCTAGGCCTATATATAGAAGGAGCTCAATCATTGTACGTACTAGTTGACAGAAAGATCAATTAGGGCATGGCCAATGGTATGCCCCAACTTACTTCCCCAGCTATCCACCTAGGTTCGGATGCCACCGTGTAGGCTAAAATGTGGTTCGGGTGGAGAAGTAGCTGCCTGCAGAGGAGGAAGGATCCTCATGTAAAAGCAAGCAAAAAAGCATGTGAGAGAAGGAAAAAAGCGAGAGTGGGATGAGAAAAGCTGGAAAAAGAGTGGACTGATGTGGGTCACCATGTGCTGTATGCTCACATCATGAGGCTACTGGTGCATTGGGTAGAGTTAAAACTGAGTGATAGCCTCATGGGCTTGTGCTGATGTGGTTGCGCTGGAGCGACCACTTGATGCTTCTTCCTTTGTACATGCCCTAAAGAGCTCTCTCCATATTCTTCCCTGTATCAATTTACTTTATGCAAACGGTGTATATTTACTGTTCGTCTACTTCATCTACGCTGTGCACCCTCGGGACCGGCCAGCCGGCAGAGGTTGCCACAACACGTTATCAGCACCTTCGCTTCAACAACCCTTCGTCAAGCCTGCATCGAGCAGGCGCCCGGCACCGGATCGCGAAGGTATAATCTGAAATTGATCGCAAAAATGGATTTGTTGTCTGATTTCCTTTCAATTTTTGCGATTTACGTAATTATTAGATCTTACCTATGGTGTGGATTTCTCTCCCGAGAGTCGAGCTGACATGCTGTCGCCGACCAATGTCGATACTCTCGAATCGGAGGCTTGTTGACTACACTG includes:
- the LOC124690976 gene encoding acyl-CoA-binding domain-containing protein 4-like; the encoded protein is MGQEGATNGGEERAGLADAPYDRWVLLRPAEGSSRPSARYKHAAEVVQDKLYVVGGSRNGRSLSDVQVFDFKTSKWSVLNPSQDSSQLNIENNAGNQQFPPLVGHSLVKWKNNLLVVAGNSRAAASNKVSVWLIDVETNSWSAVDTHGKVPIARVGQSVSLVGSRLIMFGGEDNKRRLLSDLHVLDLETMMWEEVTTEKGGPAPRYDHSAAVYADNYLLIFGGSSHSTCFSDLYLLDLQSLEWSQPDTQGANITPRSGHAGTMIDENWYIVGGGDNASGSTDTIVMNAAKFVWSVVTSVTVRDPLACEGLTLCSTTVDGEKVLIAFGGYNGKYNNEVFVMKPKPRNFVQPRLLQSPAAAAAAASVTAAYAVITAADEKTKDIVATDDLDVKRAEPGSSSKQIVAEVDALNGEKVELESRLTEVRAENTKLKDKLDMVKLSYGELTKELRSVQNQLAAEGSRCQKLESQIAAAHKRLESAGSLENELEVLQQQISQVEQTMTSSQRRKSGGVWKWVAGSAEVSDNE